The following coding sequences lie in one Chionomys nivalis chromosome 8, mChiNiv1.1, whole genome shotgun sequence genomic window:
- the LOC130880279 gene encoding olfactory receptor 10A5, producing the protein MFMPMAAGNWSRVTEFILVSFSSLPTEIQIILFLAFLAIYLITLLGNSLIILVTLADPMLQSPMYFFLRNLSILEIGFNLVIVPKMLGTLIAQDTSISFLGCAIQMYFFFFFGVAECFLLATMAYDRYVAICSPLHYPVIMNQGTRAKLAAASWFPGFPVATVQTTWLFSFPFCANNKVNHFFCDSPPVLRLVCADTAQFEVYAIVGTILVVMIPCLLILCSYTLIAASILKIPSVKGKHKAFSTCSSHLLVVSLFYVSSSLTYFRPKSNNSPESKKLLSLSYTVVTPMLNPIIYR; encoded by the coding sequence ATGTTCATGCCCATGGCTGCAGGAAACTGGTCAAGAGTAACTGAGTTCATTCTTGTGAGCTTCTCTTCCCTGCCTACTGAAATACAGATCATTCTCTTCCTGGCATTTCTAGCCATCTACCTAATCACTCTGCTGGGAAACAGCCTCATCATTCTGGTGACATTGGCTGATCCCATGCTGCAAAGTccaatgtacttcttcctcagaaATTTGTCCATCTTAGAGATTGGCTTCAACCTAGTCATTGTGCCTAAAATGTTGGGGACCCTTATTGCCCAGGACACAAGCATCTCCTTCCTTGGCTGCGCCATTCAgatgtatttcttcttcttctttggagTGGCTGAATGCTTCCTCCTGGCCaccatggcctatgaccgctatgtagcCATCTGCAGTCCCTTGCATTACCCAGTCATCATGAACCAAGGGACACGGGCCAAACTGGCTGCTGCGTCCTGGTTTCCAGGATTCCCTGTAGCCACTGTGCAGACCACATGGCTCTTCAGTTTTCCATTCTGTGCCAACAACAAGGTGaaccacttcttctgtgacagTCCACCTGTGCTGAGGCTGGTCTGTGCAGACACAGCACAGTTTGAGGTCTATGCCATTGTAGGCACCATTCTGGTCGTCATGATACCCTGCCTGCTGATCCTGTGTTCTTACACTCTCATTGCTGCATCCATCCTCAAGATTCCATCAGTCAAAGGGAAGCACAAAGCCTTCTCTACCTGTTCCTCACATCTCCTTGTTGTCTCTCTTTTCTATGTGTCTTCAAGCCTCACTTACTTTAGGCCTAAATCAAATAATTCCCCTGAAAGCAAGAAGTTGCTGTCATTGTCCTACACTGTTGTGACTCCCATGTTAAACCCCATCATCTATAGGTGA